From the Francisella frigiditurris genome, one window contains:
- the gshB gene encoding glutathione synthase, which yields MKVGFIIDRLETFNIGKDSTYMMLNAIHDKGWDIYAFYLNDLSILNGVPFGNAKVFKFNHNSESSWYTIESEHKMALTDLDVILMRKDPPFNMEYIYVTYMLDLAKKANVLIVNNPRALRDYNEKVAISNFPQYSPQTLVTRSYAEINEFYEQHKDIIVKPLDGMGGSSIFRIKDGDKNKNVILEMLTEHQTKYIMVQDYQAAISKGDKRILIVDGEPINYCLARIPSDKDNRGNLAAGATAEVRELDLVEYQIAKDVALKLKTHGVMFAGIDVIGNKLTEINITSPTGIQEIYKNTGINAAGLLVEAIEKRLEKMRSY from the coding sequence ATGAAAGTTGGTTTTATTATTGATAGATTGGAAACCTTTAATATAGGAAAAGATAGTACATACATGATGCTAAATGCTATCCATGATAAAGGTTGGGATATATATGCTTTTTACTTAAATGATTTAAGTATTCTAAATGGCGTTCCTTTTGGTAATGCTAAGGTATTTAAGTTTAATCATAATAGTGAAAGTAGTTGGTATACAATAGAAAGTGAACATAAAATGGCTCTAACTGACTTAGATGTTATTTTAATGAGAAAAGACCCTCCATTTAATATGGAGTATATATATGTTACATATATGTTAGATTTAGCAAAAAAGGCTAATGTTCTTATAGTCAATAATCCTCGAGCTTTAAGAGACTATAATGAAAAAGTTGCTATATCTAACTTTCCTCAATATTCTCCTCAAACCCTTGTGACAAGAAGCTATGCAGAGATTAATGAATTTTATGAACAGCATAAAGATATTATAGTTAAACCTTTAGATGGAATGGGTGGTAGCTCTATTTTTAGAATCAAAGATGGTGATAAAAATAAAAATGTTATCCTTGAAATGCTTACTGAACATCAAACTAAATATATTATGGTTCAAGACTATCAAGCCGCAATATCAAAAGGTGACAAAAGAATATTAATAGTTGATGGTGAACCTATTAATTATTGTTTAGCTAGGATACCTAGTGATAAAGATAATAGAGGTAATCTAGCAGCTGGCGCCACAGCTGAGGTTAGAGAATTAGATTTAGTTGAATACCAAATCGCTAAAGATGTAGCATTAAAATTAAAAACACACGGTGTTATGTTTGCAGGTATTGATGTTATTGGAAATAAACTTACTGAAATTAATATTACTAGCCCAACAGGCATTCAGGAAATTTATAAAAATACAGGGATAAATGCAGCAGGTTTATTGGTTGAAGCAATTGAAAAAAGACTTGAAAAAATGAGGTCATATTAA
- the hemL gene encoding glutamate-1-semialdehyde 2,1-aminomutase, with protein sequence MSRDYSNSKKLFEEAKKYIPGGVNSPVRAFRSVGQEYPRFISSAKGAYVFDEDNNQYIDYVGSWGPMILGHADDEVIEAVQQQTFNSLSYGAPCKLEIELAKKIISIMSNIEQVRFVNSGTEATMSAIRLARAYTKKDKIIKFEGCYHGHADEFLVAAGSGALSLGEPNSPGVPKDVVKDTLVASFNDINSVKDLFKKHGNSIACIIVEPVAGNMNLIMPYKDFLTELRKLCDEYGSLLVFDEVMTGFRVALKGAQDLYNIKPDLTTLGKVIGGGMPVGAFGGKKEIMQLISPAGSVYQAGTLSGNPIAMKAGLKTLEKITELGFYEELTKKTITLVDGLNSVAKAKNFPFHAKALGSMFGLFFCDSNIEINSFSDLAKCDIKMFNKFFAYMLDNGVYFAPSAYEAGFMSIAHTDEDIQKTINIAEKFFAK encoded by the coding sequence ATGAGCAGAGATTATTCAAACTCAAAAAAACTTTTTGAAGAAGCAAAAAAATATATCCCAGGTGGTGTGAATTCACCAGTTAGAGCTTTTAGAAGTGTAGGGCAAGAATATCCTAGGTTTATAAGTTCTGCTAAAGGAGCTTATGTATTTGATGAAGATAATAATCAATATATAGACTATGTTGGTTCATGGGGACCAATGATATTAGGACATGCAGATGATGAGGTTATTGAGGCTGTACAACAGCAGACTTTTAACAGTTTAAGTTATGGCGCTCCTTGTAAATTAGAAATTGAACTTGCTAAAAAGATTATCAGTATTATGTCAAATATTGAGCAAGTTAGATTTGTAAACTCTGGTACAGAAGCTACTATGAGTGCTATCCGTTTAGCTAGAGCATATACAAAAAAAGATAAAATCATCAAGTTTGAAGGGTGCTATCATGGTCATGCTGATGAATTTCTTGTGGCTGCCGGCTCGGGAGCATTATCATTAGGTGAACCAAATTCTCCAGGTGTACCAAAAGATGTTGTAAAAGATACATTAGTTGCTAGTTTTAATGATATAAATTCTGTGAAAGACTTATTCAAAAAACATGGAAATAGTATTGCCTGTATTATTGTTGAGCCAGTAGCAGGCAATATGAACCTTATTATGCCATATAAAGACTTTCTAACCGAATTGAGAAAACTATGTGATGAATATGGTAGCTTACTCGTTTTTGATGAAGTTATGACAGGATTTAGAGTTGCTTTAAAAGGTGCTCAAGACTTATATAACATAAAACCTGATCTTACTACCTTAGGGAAAGTAATAGGTGGTGGAATGCCTGTAGGTGCATTTGGTGGTAAGAAAGAAATTATGCAATTAATTTCACCAGCGGGATCTGTTTATCAAGCAGGCACATTATCTGGAAATCCTATAGCTATGAAAGCTGGTTTAAAAACTTTAGAAAAAATAACTGAACTTGGTTTTTATGAAGAATTAACTAAGAAAACAATAACTTTAGTTGATGGTTTGAATAGTGTTGCAAAAGCTAAGAACTTTCCTTTTCATGCCAAAGCTTTAGGTAGTATGTTTGGTTTATTTTTTTGTGATAGTAATATAGAAATAAATAGTTTCTCTGATTTAGCTAAATGTGATATAAAAATGTTTAATAAATTTTTTGCATATATGCTAGATAATGGAGTATATTTTGCTCCATCTGCATATGAAGCAGGATTTATGTCTATAGCTCATACTGATGAAGATATCCAAAAAACTATAAACATAGCAGAAAAATTCTTTGCAAAATAA
- a CDS encoding CsbD family protein — protein sequence MNKETVKGRWNEFVATMKKKYAEIKDDKELETKANVEKFAAHLQAKYGIAKEEAEKQAKEFGKEFK from the coding sequence ATGAATAAAGAAACAGTAAAGGGCAGATGGAATGAATTTGTCGCTACTATGAAAAAAAAGTATGCTGAAATTAAAGATGATAAAGAGTTAGAAACAAAAGCGAATGTAGAAAAATTTGCGGCACATTTACAAGCTAAATATGGAATAGCGAAAGAAGAAGCAGAAAAACAAGCAAAAGAATTTGGAAAAGAGTTTAAATAA
- the eno gene encoding phosphopyruvate hydratase → MSSLIQKVVSRQILDSRGNPTVEVDVILESGAFGRAAVPSGASTGIREALELRDGNKDIYLGKSVYKAVENVNTKIAQAIKGIDALDQRLVDKTMIELDGTENKRELGANAILGVSLATARAAASHLRKPFYRYLMDVKEYLMPVPMMNVINGGAHADNNVDMQEFMIVPAGFDTFSEALRCGTEVFHTLKKVLIEDGYTVAGVGDEGGYAPNLPSNESAIEAILKAITKAGYEPGKHVFIALDPASSEFYKDGRYELKSENKSLTSEEMVNYYAEWVEKYPIVSIEDGLAEEDWNGWKLLTEKLGDKVQLVGDDLFVTNASILAQGIEKGVANSILVKLNQIGSLTETFETMAMAGQAGYTCVVSHRSGETSDTIIADLAVATCSGQIKTGSLCRSDRISKYNQLLRIEEELGENAIYPGIKAFVFASAQEDENNHVNEEVKETIVKETENVVISVEE, encoded by the coding sequence GTGTCATCATTAATTCAGAAAGTAGTTTCAAGACAAATTTTAGATTCTAGAGGAAATCCAACAGTTGAAGTTGATGTAATATTAGAAAGTGGTGCTTTTGGTAGAGCGGCTGTGCCATCGGGAGCATCTACTGGTATTAGAGAAGCTTTAGAGTTAAGAGATGGTAATAAAGATATTTATTTAGGCAAAAGTGTTTATAAAGCTGTAGAAAATGTTAATACAAAGATAGCTCAAGCAATAAAAGGTATTGATGCTTTAGATCAAAGATTAGTTGATAAAACTATGATCGAATTAGATGGGACAGAAAATAAAAGAGAGCTTGGAGCAAACGCTATTTTGGGAGTTTCTTTAGCTACAGCTAGAGCAGCAGCATCTCATTTGAGAAAACCATTTTATCGTTATTTAATGGATGTAAAAGAGTATTTAATGCCTGTTCCTATGATGAACGTTATAAATGGTGGTGCTCATGCTGATAACAATGTTGATATGCAAGAGTTTATGATTGTACCAGCAGGGTTTGATACTTTTTCAGAAGCTTTAAGATGTGGTACGGAGGTTTTTCATACACTTAAAAAAGTTCTTATAGAAGATGGCTACACAGTAGCAGGAGTCGGTGATGAGGGTGGTTATGCTCCAAATTTACCATCAAACGAATCTGCTATTGAAGCTATTTTAAAAGCTATTACAAAAGCTGGATATGAGCCAGGTAAACATGTATTTATCGCACTAGATCCTGCTAGTAGTGAATTCTACAAGGATGGTAGATATGAGCTAAAATCAGAGAACAAATCTCTTACTTCAGAAGAAATGGTAAACTATTATGCTGAATGGGTAGAGAAATATCCTATCGTTTCTATAGAAGATGGATTAGCAGAGGAAGACTGGAATGGTTGGAAACTTTTAACTGAAAAATTAGGTGACAAAGTTCAATTAGTTGGCGATGACTTATTTGTAACTAATGCAAGTATTCTAGCTCAAGGAATAGAAAAGGGTGTTGCTAATTCTATTCTAGTTAAATTAAATCAAATTGGATCATTGACTGAAACATTTGAAACTATGGCTATGGCTGGTCAAGCTGGTTATACTTGTGTTGTTTCTCATCGCTCAGGTGAGACTTCTGATACTATAATAGCTGATTTAGCAGTAGCTACTTGTTCAGGTCAAATTAAAACTGGTTCTTTATGCAGATCTGATCGTATTTCTAAATATAATCAGCTTTTAAGAATAGAGGAAGAACTTGGTGAGAATGCTATCTATCCAGGAATAAAAGCTTTTGTATTTGCTTCAGCTCAAGAAGATGAGAATAACCATGTAAATGAAGAAGTAAAAGAGACAATTGTAAAAGAAACAGAAAACGTTGTTATAAGTGTAGAAGAATAA
- a CDS encoding FtsB family cell division protein, producing the protein MKVKTNTPFYAFITVVILLIVSLQYSFWFSDTGYLKLKSLRSKVVEEKQEITNKELNNQKLYSEVVSLRDNNNVLENLARENLGYIKKGEVFYSVE; encoded by the coding sequence ATGAAGGTAAAAACAAATACTCCTTTTTATGCTTTTATAACAGTAGTTATTTTACTAATAGTTTCTTTACAATATAGCTTCTGGTTTAGTGATACAGGATATTTGAAGCTTAAAAGCTTGAGATCTAAAGTTGTTGAAGAAAAACAAGAGATTACTAATAAGGAATTAAATAATCAAAAGCTATATTCTGAAGTAGTTTCGCTAAGAGATAATAACAATGTTTTAGAAAACTTAGCTAGAGAAAATCTTGGATACATTAAAAAAGGAGAAGTTTTTTATAGTGTCGAGTAA
- a CDS encoding IspD/TarI family cytidylyltransferase produces the protein MELDLPKQYLKLSNNKTILDNTILALLKEPFFDLVIISLSDKDKYWIESEFANHSLVKTCIGGKTRFHSVYNALSFIKDSTDKEDWIFVHDAARPCINIENVKKLFKEVSNSNVNSNSGILAVKAFETVKECTNSQITKTLNRENIWLAQTPQLSKYGELLKAFNYCSNNNLVNSVTDEASALELYGDNPIIVEGLRSNIKVTKQEDIEFVEFFLYQNNKS, from the coding sequence ATGGAATTAGATCTGCCAAAACAATATCTTAAACTAAGTAATAATAAAACCATTCTTGATAATACAATCTTAGCTCTTTTGAAAGAACCATTTTTTGATCTAGTAATAATTTCTTTAAGTGATAAAGATAAATACTGGATTGAATCAGAGTTTGCAAATCATTCACTTGTAAAAACTTGTATTGGTGGAAAGACAAGATTTCACAGCGTTTATAATGCTCTTAGCTTTATAAAAGATAGTACTGATAAAGAAGATTGGATATTTGTTCATGATGCTGCTAGACCTTGTATAAATATAGAAAATGTTAAGAAACTCTTTAAAGAAGTATCTAACTCTAATGTTAACTCAAATTCTGGAATATTAGCTGTTAAAGCATTTGAAACAGTAAAAGAATGTACAAATAGTCAAATTACTAAAACTTTAAATAGAGAGAATATTTGGTTGGCTCAGACTCCTCAATTATCAAAATATGGAGAACTATTAAAGGCATTTAATTATTGTTCTAATAATAATTTAGTAAACAGTGTTACAGATGAGGCTTCTGCTTTAGAATTATATGGTGATAATCCAATAATTGTAGAAGGTTTGAGAAGTAATATTAAGGTAACAAAACAAGAAGATATTGAGTTTGTTGAATTTTTCTTGTATCAAAATAATAAGAGTTAA
- a CDS encoding MetQ/NlpA family ABC transporter substrate-binding protein: MHQQITSNLTELNLIIGATWETIFMVFIATLVAVIGGIALGIVLYITKDSKNIFIRGSNKTIGIVINITRSIPYIILLILLYPITRIIVGTTIGTTASIVPLAIAALPFYARLTESSLKEVDKGLIEAATAMGATKFQIIFKVLLPESKSLLIDAATLTCISLIGFSAMAGIVGGGGLGDLTYFKGYNYSNYTLLFGGVIMLVILVQLCQSYGNYLVATKRLTSLWIVTAILILGSGIQIYYNNSKVNTNEITVGYVTSPPQDKIMQLSKKIAKEKYGLDVKLVTFGDYNIPNRALNDGEIQINVFQHIPFLEDQIKQFGYDLTYIGKTFLYPMGVFSKKIDSLDQLKDGATVAIPNDPTNQGRALMILEDAGLIKLKKDVKWNATPNSVVTNNKHLKIIPLQADQIPNNLQDVDIAVINNDYLAKAGLSLKDALFIEPKDSPFANIIAVQKSQKNNPKLQDYVKAYNNDEMIKLVDGLYPNGAAIAAW, translated from the coding sequence ATGCATCAACAGATAACATCTAACCTTACTGAGCTAAATTTAATAATTGGTGCGACTTGGGAAACTATATTTATGGTTTTCATTGCTACGCTTGTAGCAGTTATTGGAGGTATTGCACTGGGTATAGTTTTATATATTACAAAAGATAGTAAGAACATATTTATAAGGGGTTCTAATAAAACTATTGGTATAGTAATAAACATTACTAGAAGTATTCCTTATATTATACTTCTAATTTTACTTTATCCTATAACTAGGATTATCGTTGGAACTACTATTGGAACTACTGCATCAATAGTACCTTTAGCAATTGCTGCCCTTCCATTCTATGCTAGATTAACAGAGTCTTCTCTAAAAGAGGTTGATAAAGGACTTATAGAAGCAGCTACAGCAATGGGAGCTACAAAATTTCAAATAATTTTTAAAGTACTTTTGCCTGAATCTAAAAGTTTATTGATAGATGCTGCTACATTAACATGTATTTCATTAATAGGTTTCTCCGCTATGGCTGGCATTGTTGGTGGCGGAGGTCTTGGTGACTTAACTTACTTTAAAGGTTATAACTATAGCAACTACACTCTTCTTTTCGGAGGGGTAATAATGCTAGTTATTCTTGTACAACTTTGCCAATCATACGGTAACTACTTGGTTGCGACAAAAAGATTAACTAGTTTATGGATTGTTACAGCTATATTAATTTTAGGTAGCGGTATTCAAATCTATTATAACAATAGTAAAGTTAACACAAATGAAATTACTGTAGGTTATGTAACTAGTCCACCTCAAGATAAGATAATGCAATTAAGTAAAAAGATTGCTAAAGAAAAGTATGGTTTAGATGTAAAACTAGTAACTTTTGGTGATTATAATATTCCAAACAGAGCATTAAATGATGGTGAAATTCAGATAAATGTTTTTCAACACATTCCTTTCTTAGAAGATCAAATAAAACAATTTGGCTATGACTTAACTTATATTGGGAAGACTTTTTTATATCCTATGGGAGTTTTTTCTAAAAAAATAGATAGTTTAGATCAATTAAAAGATGGAGCAACTGTAGCTATCCCAAATGATCCAACAAACCAGGGAAGAGCTCTAATGATCCTAGAAGATGCTGGTCTTATTAAATTGAAGAAAGATGTTAAATGGAATGCAACACCTAATAGCGTTGTAACAAATAATAAACATCTTAAGATCATTCCTTTACAAGCTGATCAAATCCCTAATAATCTTCAAGATGTTGATATAGCAGTAATTAATAATGATTACTTAGCTAAAGCTGGCTTAAGTCTTAAAGATGCATTATTTATTGAACCTAAAGATTCTCCTTTTGCGAATATTATCGCTGTACAAAAGAGTCAAAAAAATAATCCAAAACTTCAAGATTATGTTAAAGCTTATAATAATGATGAAATGATAAAACTAGTTGATGGACTTTATCCAAATGGTGCCGCTATTGCTGCTTGGTAA
- a CDS encoding methionine ABC transporter ATP-binding protein gives MIRVENLKKEYITNGVSNLVLDNINLEVKKGEIFGIIGHSGAGKSSLLRCLNLLEEPSDGTVFVADEDITKKNPKALRAFRKNLGMIFQHFNLLSSRNVFENVALPLEIQGYSKPNIKKRVLELLDLVELPGKANAYPNELSGGQKQKVAIARALALNPLVLLSDEATSALDPTSTKQILRLLKKLNRELNLTIVLITHEMDVVKNICDRVAIIDKGKIVELGDTINIFLNPKADVTRAFVETSINTKIPNYLLSKLHDNPYSHDNLFPLVRLTFYGLKGKAPIISQISKKFNANASIIQANIERIHDQIVGIAICHITGERKDWEEALKFLSTQEVNLKVLGYASTDNI, from the coding sequence ATGATAAGAGTAGAAAACTTAAAAAAAGAATATATAACCAATGGAGTATCAAACCTGGTTCTTGATAATATAAATTTGGAAGTCAAGAAAGGAGAGATATTTGGTATTATTGGACATAGTGGCGCTGGAAAGAGCTCTTTACTTCGTTGTTTAAATCTACTCGAAGAACCTTCTGATGGCACAGTGTTTGTTGCAGATGAAGATATTACTAAGAAAAATCCAAAAGCTTTAAGAGCTTTTAGAAAAAATCTTGGAATGATTTTTCAACATTTTAATCTATTGTCCTCAAGAAATGTTTTTGAAAATGTAGCATTACCTTTGGAAATTCAAGGATATAGTAAACCAAATATAAAAAAGAGAGTTTTAGAGCTACTTGACTTAGTTGAGTTGCCAGGTAAAGCAAATGCTTACCCTAATGAACTAAGTGGTGGGCAAAAGCAAAAAGTTGCTATTGCCAGAGCTTTAGCATTAAATCCTTTAGTTCTACTTTCGGATGAAGCAACTTCTGCATTAGATCCAACGTCAACTAAGCAAATTCTTAGACTATTAAAGAAATTAAATAGAGAATTAAACTTAACGATTGTACTTATCACACACGAAATGGATGTGGTTAAAAATATTTGTGATAGAGTCGCCATTATAGATAAAGGGAAAATAGTAGAACTTGGAGATACTATTAATATCTTCTTAAATCCAAAAGCAGATGTTACAAGAGCTTTTGTTGAAACAAGTATTAATACAAAGATACCAAATTATTTATTATCTAAACTGCATGATAATCCTTACTCTCATGATAATCTCTTTCCTTTAGTAAGACTTACATTTTATGGCTTAAAAGGTAAAGCACCTATTATTTCACAAATATCTAAAAAATTTAATGCGAATGCTAGTATTATCCAAGCAAACATAGAAAGAATTCATGATCAAATTGTAGGAATAGCAATTTGTCATATAACTGGAGAAAGAAAAGACTGGGAAGAAGCATTAAAATTCTTATCTACTCAAGAAGTAAACTTAAAGGTACTGGGCTATGCATCAACAGATAACATCTAA
- the plsY gene encoding glycerol-3-phosphate 1-O-acyltransferase PlsY — MDLVNFSLLIFAYLLGSINSAIIICYLFRLPSPKSVGSGNPGTTNVLRIGGKVPAALTLLFDLLKGLVPVVVANIYSSSEFIVAFVALYAVLGHIFPIFFGFKGGKGVATLIGTLFGFCWIVGLIFVITWVLVAKITKYSSLSALIATTISCLSVIFLASFKVAIPFIIIALIVIIKHKGNIQRLIKGEESKIGDKAKAKN; from the coding sequence ATGGATTTAGTAAATTTTTCATTATTAATATTTGCTTACCTATTGGGGTCTATTAATAGTGCTATTATTATATGTTATTTATTTAGGCTTCCTTCTCCTAAATCAGTAGGTTCTGGGAATCCTGGTACAACAAATGTTTTAAGAATTGGTGGGAAAGTTCCTGCAGCTTTGACTTTATTATTTGATTTGCTTAAAGGTCTTGTTCCAGTAGTTGTAGCTAACATTTATAGCAGTAGTGAATTTATAGTAGCCTTTGTTGCACTATATGCTGTTTTAGGACATATCTTTCCAATTTTCTTTGGGTTTAAAGGTGGTAAAGGTGTTGCTACTTTAATAGGAACATTATTTGGTTTTTGTTGGATAGTAGGATTAATTTTTGTAATAACATGGGTTTTAGTAGCTAAAATTACAAAATATTCTTCTCTTTCAGCTCTAATAGCAACCACTATTTCATGCTTATCTGTAATATTTCTAGCAAGTTTTAAAGTTGCTATTCCTTTTATAATAATAGCCCTTATTGTGATTATAAAACATAAAGGTAATATACAGAGATTAATCAAAGGTGAAGAAAGTAAAATTGGTGACAAGGCAAAAGCCAAAAATTAA
- the tgt gene encoding tRNA guanosine(34) transglycosylase Tgt, which produces MSVMKFKILNKQNKARRGSISFPRGDIQTPAFMPVGTYGAVKSMSPIELKELGAEIILGNTFHLWLRPGTDIVKKHGDLHDFIGWDKPILTDSGGFQVFSLGKMRKLTEEGVTFSSPINGAKVFLSPEISMQVQRDLGSDIVMCFDECTPYPATEKEAKDSMELSMRWAKRSKDAHGDNPSALFGIVQGGMYEHLRDESLAALKEIDFDGYAIGGLSVGEPKEDMIRVLDHIAYKLPEDKPRYLMGVGTPKDLVEAVHRGIDMFDCVMPSRNARNGHLFTSDGVIRIRNSKYKEDTSPLDKNCDCYTCKNFSKSYLHHLDKTKEILGARLNTIHNLHYYQKLMQNIRKAIEEERFENFYKDFIASYK; this is translated from the coding sequence ATGAGTGTAATGAAATTTAAAATATTAAATAAGCAAAATAAAGCGAGAAGGGGGAGCATCAGTTTTCCAAGAGGCGATATTCAAACTCCAGCTTTTATGCCTGTTGGCACTTATGGAGCAGTTAAGTCCATGTCTCCTATAGAATTAAAAGAATTGGGCGCTGAGATAATATTAGGTAACACATTTCATCTATGGCTAAGACCAGGAACAGATATTGTGAAAAAGCATGGTGACTTACATGATTTTATAGGCTGGGACAAGCCTATCTTAACAGACTCTGGTGGTTTCCAAGTATTTAGCCTCGGTAAAATGAGAAAGCTTACAGAAGAAGGAGTAACTTTTAGCTCTCCTATAAATGGAGCAAAAGTTTTTTTATCTCCAGAAATTTCTATGCAAGTTCAGAGAGATCTAGGCTCAGATATTGTAATGTGTTTTGATGAATGTACACCATATCCAGCAACAGAAAAAGAAGCTAAAGACTCTATGGAGCTATCGATGCGTTGGGCAAAGAGATCTAAAGATGCTCACGGAGATAATCCATCTGCATTATTTGGCATTGTCCAAGGTGGTATGTATGAGCATTTACGTGATGAGTCATTAGCAGCATTAAAAGAAATTGATTTTGATGGTTATGCTATAGGAGGTTTGTCTGTTGGTGAACCTAAAGAGGATATGATTAGAGTTTTAGATCATATAGCTTATAAATTACCAGAAGATAAACCAAGATATTTAATGGGAGTTGGTACTCCTAAAGACTTGGTTGAAGCTGTGCATAGAGGCATAGATATGTTTGACTGTGTTATGCCCTCACGAAATGCTAGGAATGGTCATTTATTTACAAGTGATGGAGTAATTAGAATTCGAAACTCTAAGTATAAAGAGGACACATCTCCTTTAGACAAAAACTGTGATTGTTATACTTGTAAAAACTTTTCAAAGAGCTATTTACATCACTTAGACAAAACTAAAGAGATACTTGGTGCAAGACTAAATACTATTCATAACTTACATTACTACCAAAAGCTAATGCAAAATATAAGAAAAGCTATAGAAGAAGAAAGGTTTGAAAACTTTTATAAAGACTTTATAGCAAGCTACAAGTAA
- the yajC gene encoding preprotein translocase subunit YajC, which produces MKKIILSLAAITLFSSTSFAADTAGSQAGSPLASILMLVVFFAIFWFLLIRPQQKKNKELRKMLSELTKGDEVLTSGGIVGKIVKLGDTFVDLEIADNLTVKVQRNAIGNVLPKGTLKA; this is translated from the coding sequence ATGAAAAAAATAATTCTATCTTTAGCAGCGATTACTTTATTTAGCTCAACATCTTTCGCAGCTGATACTGCAGGTAGTCAAGCAGGCAGTCCATTAGCTTCTATATTGATGCTAGTAGTTTTCTTTGCAATCTTTTGGTTCCTTTTAATTAGACCTCAACAAAAGAAAAATAAAGAACTTCGTAAAATGTTATCTGAATTAACTAAAGGTGATGAAGTTCTTACTAGTGGCGGAATAGTTGGAAAAATTGTTAAATTAGGTGATACTTTTGTTGATTTAGAAATTGCTGATAATTTAACTGTTAAAGTTCAAAGAAATGCTATAGGCAATGTTTTACCAAAAGGTACTTTAAAAGCATAA